The Arachis hypogaea cultivar Tifrunner chromosome 14, arahy.Tifrunner.gnm2.J5K5, whole genome shotgun sequence genome has a segment encoding these proteins:
- the LOC112742499 gene encoding uncharacterized protein: MVASNSIEDLFNIQASFRLFASACNSDAVYRHALVSVLPIACFLDYSGHSAMTFLRRCAKARNPAAMLSVGMFHLFWCGHRRGCIETLTEPAELGDVEACYISAMLLLSLGDKTDDEIHRGFEFFGVVRESGAVERCRKVFTQVFAGPWSDIPPADPEEPVSCRSDSCRNRGTIDDARDLSSVSCVQCLTEYEVRKFLGTYCV; this comes from the coding sequence ATGGTTGCATCGAATTCGATTGAGGATCTGTTCAACATACAGGCGAGTTTCAGGTTATTTGCATCTGCATGCAATTCTGACGCCGTGTACAGGCATGCCTTGGTGTCGGTGTTGCCGATCGCTTGCTTCCTGGACTACTCTGGGCATTCTGCAATGACATTTCTACGTCGATGCGCCAAAGCGCGGAATCCGGCCGCTATGCTCAGCGTGGGGATGTTTCATTTATTCTGGTGTGGCCACCGCAGAGGTTGTATAGAGACCCTGACTGAGCCAGCAGAGTTGGGCGATGTGGAGGCCTGCTACATCTCTGCGATGCTGCTACTGTCGCTTGGTGACAAGACCGATGATGAGATCCACCGTGGATTCGAATTTTTTGGCGTGGTCCGTGAGTCCGGCGCAGTCGAAAGGTGCAGAAAGGTCTTCACGCAGGTGTTCGCGGGCCCGTGGTCGGATATACCCCCGGCGGACCCAGAAGAGCCCGTGTCATGCCGTTCCGACAGTTGCCGTAACCGTGGAACCATTGATGATGCGAGAGATTTGTCCAGTGTGTCGTGTGTGCAATGCCTGACCGAATACGAGGTGCGGAAGTTCTTGGGGACTTATTGCGTTTAA
- the LOC112742500 gene encoding putative F-box protein At1g67623, whose translation MVGSSKINRKEGNVPVEHECPLNLLPRNIWVRIATKVASNSIHDMFNMQASCKVFLDAASSETVYQHVTMRVIPLVSFLFYLDWPERRFIDRCIEAGNADAILRQGLTEYFWIGRRGIGMELLSRAWMEVSVEAGYLSAMLLLCDHENEEEM comes from the coding sequence ATGGTTGGATCTTCCAAGATAAACAGAAAGGAAGGGAACGTACCCGTCGAGCATGAATGTCCACTGAATCTTCTTCCTCGCAATATATGGGTGAGAATTGCCACTAAGGTTGCATCGAATTCGATTCATGATATGTTCAACATGCAGGCGAGTTGCAAAGTTTTTCTGGATGCAGCGAGTTCCGAAACTGTGTACCAACATGTGACGATGCGTGTTATACCGTTAgtgtcttttttattttaccttgaCTGGCCAGAGAGGAGGTTCATCGATCGCTGCATTGAAGCAGGAAATGCGGATGCTATACTCCGACAGGGGTTGACGGAGTATTTCTGGATTGGACGCCGTGGCATTGGGATGGAACTACTTTCTAGGGCCTGGATGGAGGTCAGCGTCGAAGCAGGTTACCTGTCTGCCATGTTGCTACTGTGTGATCATGAGAACGAAGAAGAAATGTAA
- the LOC140178567 gene encoding uncharacterized protein, whose protein sequence is MERLSTALELPRDVWLAIAIKVATNSIEDLCSFRMTCCVARDVGDEKTVLRMVAIPPPHEMNWWWIRDPVGQRFFERCFEIGHPELLFQEALWELYIRQNHTIGWEMLQNAASTRLDAAQYALSMELLI, encoded by the coding sequence ATGGAGCGTTTGTCTACCGCCCTCGAACTACCCCGCGACGTTTGGTTAGCCATAGCCATTAAAGTCGCGACAAACTCCATTGAGGACCTGTGCAGCTTCCGTATGACGTGTTGCGTTGCGCGTGATGTAGGCGATGAGAAAACTGTGCTCAGGATGGTTGCCATACCACCCCCGCATGAGATGAATTGGTGGTGGATACGGGACCCGGTAGGGCAAAGATTTTTCGAGAGGTGCTTTGAGATTGGTCACCCAGAGCTTCTGTTTCAGGAGGCGCTGTGGGAGCTCTACATACGACAAAACCACACCATCGGATGGGAAATGCTGCAGAATGCAGCAAGCACTAGGTTGGACGCTGCCCAGTACGCACTTTCAATGGAGTTGCTCATCTGA